A window of the Cicer arietinum cultivar CDC Frontier isolate Library 1 chromosome 6, Cicar.CDCFrontier_v2.0, whole genome shotgun sequence genome harbors these coding sequences:
- the LOC101491372 gene encoding homeobox-leucine zipper protein ATHB-6-like isoform X1, whose translation MKRLGSSDSLGALMTICPPTEEQISPRNNHVYGREFQSMLEGLDEEGCVEEPLHHSEKKRRLSVDQVKALEKNFEVENKLEPDRKVKLAQELGLQPRQVAVWFQNRRARWKTKQLERDYGLLKANYDALKLNYDNLQRDNETLLKEVKELKSRMQIEEENTSTESDVSVKEELITLQDSTTTPTCDETAIPESDSKDLNYECFKNSDGVASLFPADFKDGSSDSDSSAILNEDNNNSPNAAISSSGVLQNHNFLMSSSQSSMSCFQFQKYVKMEEQNFLGGDETCDFFSDEQPPTLQWYCSDDWN comes from the exons ATGAAGAGACTTGGAAGCTCTGATTCTTTAGGTGCTCTCATGACAATTTGTCCACCAACAG AGGAACAAATTAGTCCAAGGAACAACCACGTGTATGGAAGGGAGTTTCAATCTATGTTGGAAGGACTTGATGAAGAAGGGTGTGTTGAAGAACCCTTACATCACTCTGAGAAGAAAAGAAGACTAAGTGTGGATCAAGTCAAGGCTTTGGAGAAGAATTTCGAGGTTGAAAACAAGCTTGAACCTGATAGGAAAGTGAAGCTTGCACAAGAGCTTGGTTTGCAACCAAGACAAGTTGCTGTTTGGTTCCAAAACCGTCGTGCTAGATGGAAAACCAAACAATTGGAAAGAGATTATGGTCTTCTCAAAGCTAATTATGATGCGCTTAAACTTAATTATGACAACCTCCAACGTGACAATGAAACCTTGCTCAAAGAG GTTAAGGAATTGAAATCAAGAATGCaaatagaagaagaaaacacAAGTACTGAAAGCGATGTTTCCGTGAAAGAAGAGTTAATAACTCTACAAGACTCTACAACCACACCAACTTGTGATGAAACCGCCATTCCCGAATCAGATTCAAAGGATTTAAACTACGAATGTTTCAAAAACAGTGATGGTGTCGCTTCTCTGTTTCCTGCGGATTTCAAAGACGGTTCTTCAGATAGCGACTCAAGCGCAATTTTAAACGAAGACAACAATAACAGTCCCAACGCAGCGATTTCTTCATCTGGGGTTCTCCAAAATCACAACTTTTTGATGTCGTCTTCGCAATCTTCAATGAGTTGCTTTCAATTTCAGAAGTATGTGAAAATGGAAGAGCAAAATTTTCTTGGTGGAGATGAGACATGTGATTTCTTCTCAGATGAACAACCACCCACTCTTCAGTGGTATTGTTCGGACGATTGGAATTAA
- the LOC101491372 gene encoding homeobox-leucine zipper protein ATHB-16-like isoform X2, with translation MGEEKGKEQVLRKKKEEQISPRNNHVYGREFQSMLEGLDEEGCVEEPLHHSEKKRRLSVDQVKALEKNFEVENKLEPDRKVKLAQELGLQPRQVAVWFQNRRARWKTKQLERDYGLLKANYDALKLNYDNLQRDNETLLKEVKELKSRMQIEEENTSTESDVSVKEELITLQDSTTTPTCDETAIPESDSKDLNYECFKNSDGVASLFPADFKDGSSDSDSSAILNEDNNNSPNAAISSSGVLQNHNFLMSSSQSSMSCFQFQKYVKMEEQNFLGGDETCDFFSDEQPPTLQWYCSDDWN, from the exons ATGGGTGAAGAAAAGGGAAAAGAACAAGTGTTGAGAAAAAAGAAAG AGGAACAAATTAGTCCAAGGAACAACCACGTGTATGGAAGGGAGTTTCAATCTATGTTGGAAGGACTTGATGAAGAAGGGTGTGTTGAAGAACCCTTACATCACTCTGAGAAGAAAAGAAGACTAAGTGTGGATCAAGTCAAGGCTTTGGAGAAGAATTTCGAGGTTGAAAACAAGCTTGAACCTGATAGGAAAGTGAAGCTTGCACAAGAGCTTGGTTTGCAACCAAGACAAGTTGCTGTTTGGTTCCAAAACCGTCGTGCTAGATGGAAAACCAAACAATTGGAAAGAGATTATGGTCTTCTCAAAGCTAATTATGATGCGCTTAAACTTAATTATGACAACCTCCAACGTGACAATGAAACCTTGCTCAAAGAG GTTAAGGAATTGAAATCAAGAATGCaaatagaagaagaaaacacAAGTACTGAAAGCGATGTTTCCGTGAAAGAAGAGTTAATAACTCTACAAGACTCTACAACCACACCAACTTGTGATGAAACCGCCATTCCCGAATCAGATTCAAAGGATTTAAACTACGAATGTTTCAAAAACAGTGATGGTGTCGCTTCTCTGTTTCCTGCGGATTTCAAAGACGGTTCTTCAGATAGCGACTCAAGCGCAATTTTAAACGAAGACAACAATAACAGTCCCAACGCAGCGATTTCTTCATCTGGGGTTCTCCAAAATCACAACTTTTTGATGTCGTCTTCGCAATCTTCAATGAGTTGCTTTCAATTTCAGAAGTATGTGAAAATGGAAGAGCAAAATTTTCTTGGTGGAGATGAGACATGTGATTTCTTCTCAGATGAACAACCACCCACTCTTCAGTGGTATTGTTCGGACGATTGGAATTAA